TTTTCGGGATTTTTCAAAAGCAGCCATCTTGTGCCTTTCAGCACATCATTGCCCATCGTATCTTTCAATTCCCGGTGAAGCTTACGCCGAACTTCGGTGAGTTTATCATTCATGAGTTTGACCACGTGGAAATGGTCAAAGACGAGAGGGATTCGCGGTAAATTCTCAAGAACTGCA
The sequence above is drawn from the Maridesulfovibrio bastinii DSM 16055 genome and encodes:
- a CDS encoding transposase, with protein sequence AVLENLPRIPLVFDHFHVVKLMNDKLTEVRRKLHRELKDTMGNDVLKGTRWLLLKNPENLNADRDEQQHLEEDLRQI